A portion of the Cellulophaga algicola DSM 14237 genome contains these proteins:
- a CDS encoding DUF3347 domain-containing protein, protein MKHLKLTTILAMAFLSLTIMSCKDGKKKQAKTEKHSEMNHDANDGHHDSEEKGMVMSHNQDGNAEMVLKDYFNLKDALVADDNTKAKELGATLVRSLKSLDVSKYTDAEQEELNEIIEDAAEHAEHISESPMAHQREHFKVLSKDVTDMVSITGTANTLYEQFCPMYDKGSAWLSMSKDIKNPYYGSKMLNCGKLQKEIN, encoded by the coding sequence ATGAAACATTTAAAATTAACAACAATTTTGGCAATGGCTTTTTTAAGCTTAACAATAATGTCTTGTAAAGACGGTAAGAAAAAGCAGGCAAAAACAGAAAAGCATTCAGAAATGAATCATGACGCGAATGATGGTCATCACGATAGTGAAGAGAAAGGAATGGTGATGAGTCACAATCAAGATGGAAATGCAGAAATGGTACTAAAAGATTACTTTAATCTTAAAGATGCTTTAGTGGCAGATGATAATACAAAAGCAAAAGAATTAGGAGCAACATTAGTAAGAAGTCTAAAAAGTTTAGATGTTTCTAAATACACAGATGCAGAACAAGAAGAATTAAATGAAATTATTGAAGATGCTGCGGAACATGCAGAACACATTTCTGAAAGCCCAATGGCACACCAAAGAGAACATTTTAAAGTACTGAGTAAAGATGTTACAGATATGGTTTCTATTACAGGAACAGCAAACACTTTATATGAGCAATTTTGCCCAATGTACGATAAAGGTTCTGCTTGGTTAAGCATGAGTAAAGACATTAAAAATCCTTACTACGGCAGCAAAATGCTAAACTGTGGGAAATTGCAAAAAGAGATTAACTAA
- a CDS encoding efflux RND transporter periplasmic adaptor subunit has protein sequence MKKYIIYIATLAIGLLFGWLLFGGSDKTEAIHNHDKAEEITQLWTCSMHPQIMQPEPGDCPICGMDLIPAASSAEGLSADQFKLSENAMALANIQTSIVGEHISDVETGFVLSGKITENEDETATMPAHFNGRVEKLYVNSLGEHVKKGQAIAQIYSPELIAAQQELITAYKLKTSQPKLYTAVKNKFRNWMIHGAQLDEVEQTGQVKNSFTIYSHVSGVVTEISINVGSHIMDGKPIFKVSNLNTVWANFDVYENQISQFKKGQDIEVTTNAYANKVFKGNVDFIDPILDTQTRTVKLRVVLNNENDLFKPGMFVEGKIKGIVSSSKEEVVTIPASAVLWTGKRSVVYVKMNPKEAIFEMHEITLGNQTGTNYQVLEGLNNGDEIVTNGTFTVDAAAQLQGKKSMMNKKGGKTMTGHEEHLGMEMSSSVDEKTINKNERIKVSKEFQNQLKVVFNDYINLKNALAKDDTNMLKTQSQLLLKSLTKVDMKLLKSKNEHEHFMPLRKEIKATTNLILNTTDIKMQRTYFKHLSSNMANLLEVFGINEKVYHQFCPMADNNKGAYWLSKEEKVVNPYFGGAMLTCGEVKQIIK, from the coding sequence ATGAAAAAATATATAATTTACATAGCAACTTTAGCTATTGGCTTACTGTTTGGTTGGTTGCTTTTTGGAGGATCGGATAAAACAGAAGCGATCCATAATCACGATAAAGCAGAAGAAATTACTCAACTCTGGACCTGTTCTATGCATCCTCAAATTATGCAACCAGAACCTGGTGATTGTCCTATTTGCGGAATGGATTTAATTCCTGCTGCAAGCAGCGCTGAAGGATTATCTGCAGATCAATTTAAACTTTCTGAAAACGCCATGGCATTAGCCAACATACAAACCTCAATTGTGGGAGAACATATTTCTGATGTTGAAACTGGTTTTGTTTTATCAGGAAAAATCACAGAGAATGAAGATGAAACAGCAACCATGCCCGCCCATTTTAATGGTAGGGTTGAAAAACTGTATGTAAATTCGTTAGGAGAACATGTTAAAAAAGGACAAGCCATTGCTCAAATATATTCTCCAGAATTAATTGCAGCACAGCAAGAATTAATTACAGCTTATAAATTAAAGACTTCGCAACCTAAACTGTATACTGCAGTTAAGAATAAGTTTAGAAATTGGATGATTCATGGTGCGCAATTAGATGAAGTAGAACAAACGGGACAAGTAAAAAATAGTTTTACAATTTACTCCCATGTATCTGGTGTCGTTACAGAAATTTCGATAAATGTAGGCTCTCATATTATGGACGGAAAACCTATTTTTAAAGTTTCTAACTTAAACACTGTTTGGGCAAATTTTGATGTGTATGAAAATCAAATCAGTCAATTTAAAAAAGGGCAAGATATTGAGGTAACAACTAATGCATATGCAAATAAAGTATTTAAAGGGAACGTAGATTTTATAGATCCTATTTTAGATACGCAAACTAGAACGGTAAAATTACGAGTTGTATTAAATAATGAAAACGATCTTTTTAAACCAGGAATGTTTGTAGAAGGAAAGATTAAAGGCATTGTTTCTTCAAGTAAAGAAGAAGTAGTTACAATACCTGCTTCGGCTGTTTTATGGACAGGAAAACGCTCTGTTGTGTATGTAAAAATGAATCCGAAAGAAGCTATTTTTGAAATGCACGAAATTACTTTAGGAAATCAAACAGGAACTAATTATCAAGTTTTAGAAGGTTTAAATAATGGTGATGAAATAGTAACAAATGGAACATTTACTGTAGATGCTGCCGCGCAATTACAAGGAAAAAAATCTATGATGAACAAAAAAGGTGGCAAAACAATGACAGGCCATGAGGAACATCTTGGAATGGAAATGAGTAGTTCTGTAGATGAAAAAACTATAAATAAAAATGAAAGGATAAAAGTATCTAAGGAGTTTCAAAATCAATTAAAAGTGGTTTTTAATGATTATATTAATCTAAAAAATGCGTTAGCAAAAGATGATACTAATATGCTTAAAACTCAGTCTCAACTATTATTAAAAAGTTTAACTAAAGTTGATATGAAACTATTAAAAAGTAAAAATGAGCATGAGCATTTTATGCCTTTACGTAAAGAAATAAAAGCAACCACTAATTTGATTTTAAATACAACTGATATTAAAATGCAAAGAACCTATTTTAAGCATTTATCATCAAACATGGCAAATCTTTTGGAAGTATTTGGAATCAATGAAAAAGTGTATCATCAATTTTGTCCCATGGCAGATAATAACAAAGGAGCGTATTGGTTAAGTAAAGAAGAAAAAGTGGTAAATCCTTATTTTGGAGGTGCCATGCTAACTTGCGGAGAAGTAAAACAAATAATAAAATAA
- a CDS encoding TolC family protein, whose translation MKKNNNHIVQKVVLFLGSCFLSLFTNAQELETYINKALDTSPEIQKFELQYNIASEKVNEVNTLPNTEFGVGYFISEPETRTGAQRFKVSAKQMFPWFHTISARENYVNALADAKYEDIVIAKRKLMASVSQSYYNLYANKVKQNVLVENIKLLDTYETLALTSVEVGKASAVDVLRLQMRQNEMQQLLEVLGQQFLAEQTNFNKLLNRDKEIAVSIVNELNLPSEDFEINTKNLALHPELLKYDKLYQSVEKSELLNQKESNPLIGFGLDYINVDERPDMSFSDNGKDIVMPMVSVSIPIFNKKYKSQTKQNEFQQQEIEAQKQERLNTLETLLDKAVNDRISARISYNTQAKNLQQAKDAETILVKSYETGTIDFNDVLDIQELQLKFQMNQIEAVKTYYVQTTIINYLITK comes from the coding sequence ATGAAAAAAAATAATAATCATATCGTACAGAAAGTAGTCTTGTTTCTTGGTTCTTGTTTCTTGAGTCTTTTTACAAACGCACAAGAACTAGAAACATACATTAATAAGGCTTTAGATACTAGTCCTGAAATTCAAAAATTTGAGTTGCAATATAACATTGCTTCCGAAAAAGTGAATGAAGTAAACACCCTGCCTAACACAGAATTTGGAGTTGGTTATTTTATAAGTGAACCAGAAACCCGAACTGGAGCACAACGTTTTAAGGTGTCTGCAAAACAAATGTTTCCTTGGTTTCATACTATTTCGGCAAGAGAAAATTATGTAAATGCATTGGCTGATGCAAAATATGAAGACATTGTTATTGCTAAAAGAAAATTGATGGCTTCGGTTTCGCAATCGTATTACAATTTGTATGCTAATAAAGTAAAACAAAATGTTTTAGTTGAAAATATAAAGCTATTAGACACCTATGAAACATTAGCATTAACTTCTGTTGAAGTTGGTAAAGCTTCCGCTGTAGATGTCTTGCGCTTACAAATGAGACAGAATGAAATGCAACAATTATTAGAAGTATTAGGGCAACAATTTCTTGCAGAACAAACAAATTTTAACAAGCTTTTAAATCGTGATAAAGAGATTGCGGTTTCTATAGTAAATGAGTTGAATTTACCTTCGGAAGATTTTGAAATAAATACTAAAAACTTAGCATTACATCCTGAATTATTAAAATATGATAAACTATATCAATCTGTAGAAAAATCAGAATTATTGAATCAAAAAGAAAGCAATCCTTTAATTGGTTTTGGGTTAGATTATATCAATGTAGATGAAAGACCAGACATGAGTTTTAGTGATAATGGAAAGGATATTGTAATGCCAATGGTATCGGTTTCCATTCCAATTTTTAATAAGAAATATAAATCACAAACAAAGCAAAACGAGTTTCAGCAACAAGAGATTGAAGCTCAAAAACAAGAACGTTTAAACACCTTAGAAACACTTTTAGATAAGGCTGTAAATGACCGAATTTCCGCAAGAATTAGTTACAATACACAAGCTAAAAACCTGCAGCAAGCTAAAGATGCAGAAACTATTTTGGTAAAAAGTTACGAAACAGGAACTATCGATTTTAATGATGTTTTAGACATTCAAGAATTGCAATTAAAGTTTCAAATGAATCAAATTGAAGCTGTAAAAACCTATTACGTACAAACAACAATTATCAACTATTTAATAACAAAATAA
- a CDS encoding multicopper oxidase domain-containing protein: protein MKANIILLFLLALTTGVFAQKELIHLENINHLPVREHTITLRKATVNKAGKEVMGMTVNGTIPGPTLEFTEGEYAIIYVKNEMDVETSVHWHGLLLPNFYDGVPYLTTPPIEPGHTQKYEFPIKQSGTYWYHSHTMLQEQSGVFGSIVIKPKVQTLDYDKELVLMLSDWTNEKPMNVLRNLKRGNEWYSIKKETATPLNKVIARGAFGAQLNFWRQRMEGADIADVYYPAFLINGEESIEYPEFKTGEKVRLRIIDGGASTSFWMTFGGEDPLLVSADGLDVVPVKKNKTFIAIAEAYDFIVTIPKEGKIEFKITAQDGSGTASAFIGNGKVLPAMNIPKPDKIGMMQKMAKMDMKMGAHALKFQPKKDERFKIKEEYGMQMKNMQGMDMNHSEKKEDAMASINTSKMDGMNMKKDTMQMDHSKMKEMNMKSDDSTQRMEGMDMFSEYNYDYLKSPGKTTYDISLPVNDILLNLTGNMNRYIWSMNGVPLSEADNIKIKANQVTRITFNNLTMMHHPMHLHGHFFRVLNKNGAYSPLKHTVNVPPMQKVTLEFYGNNGDENGDWFFHCHILYHMMGGMARVLSYDKPRDSRMADFPAAKIIEETDKWYSWGMVDVASHTTGFNLVTSNIRNQFNTSLEYGWNKNLEGEFTYERYLHDYLRVFGGVNIENETPESLGNFKTTAVVGIRYLTPYLFNLDARIDNELRPRIGLGRSIMLFPKLSVFGYYEYQIDLGIVNNLPINKDFTSETVWSAGAEYMLSRNLSLIASYDNRYGAGGGLSIRF from the coding sequence ATGAAAGCTAATATAATATTACTGTTTTTACTAGCTTTAACAACAGGTGTTTTTGCGCAAAAAGAATTGATACATTTAGAAAATATAAATCATCTTCCCGTAAGAGAACACACTATTACTTTACGCAAGGCTACTGTTAATAAAGCAGGAAAAGAAGTTATGGGAATGACCGTAAACGGGACAATCCCCGGTCCTACCCTAGAATTTACCGAAGGTGAATACGCAATTATCTATGTAAAAAATGAGATGGATGTAGAAACTTCTGTGCATTGGCACGGACTTTTATTACCTAATTTTTACGATGGCGTTCCTTATTTAACAACACCTCCAATTGAACCAGGTCATACTCAGAAGTATGAATTTCCTATAAAACAATCTGGTACTTATTGGTACCATTCTCATACTATGTTACAAGAACAAAGTGGTGTATTTGGTTCTATTGTTATAAAACCCAAAGTACAGACTTTAGATTATGATAAAGAATTAGTCTTAATGTTGTCTGACTGGACTAATGAAAAACCAATGAATGTGCTTCGTAATTTAAAGCGAGGAAATGAATGGTACAGTATTAAAAAAGAAACGGCTACACCCCTAAATAAGGTTATTGCTCGTGGCGCTTTTGGAGCACAATTAAATTTTTGGAGACAACGAATGGAAGGTGCAGATATAGCCGATGTATATTATCCTGCATTTCTTATTAATGGAGAAGAAAGTATCGAATATCCAGAATTTAAAACAGGAGAAAAAGTACGATTGAGAATCATTGATGGAGGTGCTTCTACGTCATTCTGGATGACTTTTGGTGGTGAGGATCCACTATTGGTTTCGGCAGATGGCCTTGATGTAGTACCCGTAAAAAAGAACAAAACCTTTATAGCCATTGCAGAAGCTTATGATTTTATTGTTACGATTCCCAAAGAGGGGAAAATAGAATTTAAAATTACGGCACAAGACGGTTCTGGCACTGCTTCTGCTTTTATAGGAAACGGAAAAGTGTTACCTGCTATGAATATTCCAAAACCAGATAAGATTGGAATGATGCAAAAAATGGCAAAAATGGATATGAAAATGGGTGCACACGCTTTAAAGTTTCAACCTAAAAAAGATGAGCGCTTTAAAATAAAGGAGGAATATGGAATGCAGATGAAGAATATGCAAGGTATGGATATGAATCATTCTGAAAAGAAAGAGGATGCTATGGCAAGCATAAATACTTCTAAAATGGATGGAATGAATATGAAGAAAGATACTATGCAAATGGATCATTCTAAAATGAAGGAAATGAACATGAAGAGTGATGATTCCACGCAAAGAATGGAAGGTATGGATATGTTTTCTGAGTATAATTACGATTACTTAAAATCACCAGGAAAAACAACGTATGACATTTCCCTACCTGTCAACGATATCTTGTTAAACCTTACAGGAAACATGAATCGCTATATCTGGAGTATGAATGGCGTACCACTTTCTGAAGCGGATAATATTAAAATAAAAGCCAACCAAGTAACTAGAATTACTTTTAATAATTTAACAATGATGCATCATCCGATGCATTTACATGGTCACTTCTTTAGAGTACTGAATAAAAATGGAGCGTATTCACCTTTAAAGCATACCGTCAATGTTCCACCAATGCAAAAAGTAACCTTAGAGTTTTATGGAAATAACGGAGATGAAAATGGAGACTGGTTTTTTCATTGTCATATTTTGTATCATATGATGGGCGGAATGGCCAGAGTACTGTCTTATGACAAACCTAGAGATTCAAGAATGGCAGATTTTCCTGCAGCAAAAATTATTGAAGAAACTGATAAATGGTATTCTTGGGGAATGGTAGATGTTGCCTCACATACAACAGGTTTTAATCTTGTAACTTCAAATATTAGAAATCAATTTAATACTTCCTTGGAATATGGTTGGAACAAAAATTTAGAAGGAGAATTTACCTACGAGCGCTATTTACATGATTATCTAAGAGTCTTTGGAGGCGTTAATATAGAAAATGAAACACCAGAAAGTTTGGGAAATTTTAAGACAACCGCTGTCGTTGGTATTCGGTATTTAACACCTTACTTATTCAACCTAGATGCACGTATTGATAATGAATTAAGGCCAAGAATTGGTTTAGGAAGAAGTATAATGCTATTCCCTAAATTATCAGTTTTTGGCTATTATGAATATCAAATAGATTTAGGTATCGTAAATAATCTACCAATAAATAAAGACTTTACTTCAGAAACTGTATGGAGTGCAGGAGCTGAATATATGCTTTCTAGAAATTTATCACTAATAGCAAGTTACGATAATCGTTATGGTGCTGGAGGTGGATTATCTATAAGGTTTTAA
- a CDS encoding helix-turn-helix domain-containing protein, whose amino-acid sequence MKETIYIKNMVCNRCIASVLSIFIAENYTVESVDLGKVVAIKGVNSNRQDLNNALENIGFEIIKNKTETLVEQIKVMLIHKIEVAETADLFKSLGQEFGENETAISKLFSKPEGITLEKYAINLKIEKVKELIQLGQLNFSEIAYTLNYKTSSHLARQFKEITGMSMSDNKNSQDWDRKSLAQII is encoded by the coding sequence ATGAAAGAAACTATTTACATAAAAAACATGGTATGTAATCGTTGTATTGCTTCGGTATTATCCATTTTTATTGCTGAAAACTATACAGTTGAATCTGTCGATTTAGGTAAAGTTGTGGCCATAAAAGGAGTAAATAGTAATCGTCAAGATTTAAACAATGCACTTGAAAATATAGGTTTTGAAATTATAAAAAATAAAACTGAAACATTGGTTGAGCAAATAAAAGTTATGCTTATTCATAAAATTGAAGTCGCAGAAACTGCCGATTTATTTAAATCTTTAGGACAAGAATTTGGTGAAAATGAAACAGCTATAAGCAAACTATTTAGTAAACCTGAAGGTATTACTTTAGAGAAATATGCCATCAATTTAAAAATTGAAAAAGTAAAAGAACTTATACAATTGGGACAATTAAATTTCTCTGAAATAGCATATACTTTAAATTATAAAACAAGCAGCCATTTGGCAAGACAATTTAAAGAAATTACAGGAATGTCTATGTCAGACAATAAAAATTCACAAGATTGGGATAGAAAATCTTTAGCCCAAATTATATAA
- a CDS encoding heavy metal translocating P-type ATPase — translation MKHTYHIHGMTCNGCRGHVEETLSKVKGVSKVSVNLEKAEATIEMEVHIPLEKFKEVLKKDGGQYSIHKLGEHHHTKEVKKEKTDEIPAFAGTGGTGTFYCPMHCEGDKTYDKAGDCPVCGMDLVEEQNLSNTTSGQWTCSMHPEVIKDEPGACPICGMDLVPLEADASAEEKTYKKLLKKFWIAVIFTLPIFIIAMSEMIPNNPLYTILEQKKWNWVQFVLSIPVVFYATWMFFERAYKSIKTWNLNMFTLIGIGAGISWLFSLFGMFFPDIFPSQFKTASGSVHVYFEAATVILTLVLLGQLLEARAHSKTNSAVKELLKLAPNKATKIVDGEAIEVSIDKITLHDILKVKPGDKIPVDGVISEGNTTIDESMISGEPLPVDRYEGDKVSGGTINGNQSFLMKAEKIGSDTLLSQIIKMVNDASRSRAPIQNLADKVSGYFVPVVVVISLITFGIWAIWGPEPVYVYAFVNAIAVLIIACPCALGLATPMSIMVGVGKGAQNGVLVKNAEALERMAKVDTLIIDKTGTITEGKPTVEKAAAFNTILSDTEVLQYIVSLNTNSEHPLAEATVKYGKEQKVAMLKSEEFSAVTGKGVEATINGKKVALGNPKMMDYVNAKITSEMEEVAKTYQKQGKTVSFLSIDKKVVGYIVIGDKIKATSAKAIKALQDKGISVIMLTGDNHDTAQAVASELNLTDFKASMLPENKLQEVEKLQQQGKVVAMAGDGINDAPALAKSDVGIAMGTGTDVAIESAMITLVKGNLHGIVKAQYLSEAVMKNIKQNLFFALIYNAIGIPIAAGVLFPVFGILLSPMIAALAMSFSSVSVIVNALRLKNIKI, via the coding sequence ATGAAACATACTTATCACATACATGGAATGACTTGCAATGGTTGTCGCGGTCATGTTGAAGAAACCCTTTCAAAAGTAAAAGGTGTTTCTAAAGTTTCTGTAAATTTAGAAAAAGCAGAAGCTACTATAGAAATGGAAGTACATATTCCTTTAGAAAAATTTAAAGAAGTTCTAAAAAAGGATGGTGGACAATATAGTATTCACAAACTGGGCGAACATCATCATACTAAAGAAGTAAAAAAAGAAAAAACGGATGAGATTCCTGCCTTCGCTGGAACAGGAGGAACAGGAACTTTCTATTGTCCAATGCATTGCGAAGGCGATAAAACGTATGATAAAGCGGGAGATTGTCCTGTCTGTGGAATGGATTTAGTGGAAGAACAAAACCTATCTAATACTACTTCAGGTCAATGGACGTGCTCAATGCATCCAGAAGTTATAAAAGATGAACCAGGAGCTTGCCCTATTTGCGGAATGGATTTAGTGCCATTAGAAGCCGATGCTTCAGCAGAAGAGAAAACCTATAAAAAACTCTTAAAAAAGTTTTGGATTGCAGTCATTTTTACCTTGCCTATATTTATAATTGCCATGAGCGAAATGATTCCAAACAATCCATTATATACTATTCTAGAACAGAAAAAATGGAATTGGGTTCAGTTTGTACTGTCCATTCCTGTAGTTTTTTATGCCACTTGGATGTTCTTTGAACGTGCATATAAAAGTATAAAAACATGGAACCTCAATATGTTCACACTTATCGGAATTGGTGCAGGTATATCTTGGCTATTTTCATTATTCGGAATGTTCTTCCCAGACATTTTTCCTAGTCAATTTAAAACAGCATCTGGTTCAGTACATGTTTATTTTGAAGCAGCAACGGTTATTCTAACATTGGTACTTTTAGGACAACTTTTAGAAGCGCGTGCGCATAGTAAAACCAATTCCGCTGTAAAAGAGTTACTAAAATTAGCACCCAATAAAGCAACAAAAATAGTAGATGGCGAAGCTATTGAAGTTAGTATCGATAAGATTACATTACACGATATTCTAAAAGTAAAACCAGGAGATAAAATCCCTGTAGATGGTGTTATTTCCGAAGGAAACACAACTATTGATGAATCTATGATTTCTGGAGAACCCCTCCCGGTAGACCGGTATGAAGGCGACAAAGTTAGTGGTGGTACCATCAATGGAAATCAATCTTTTTTAATGAAAGCAGAAAAAATTGGTAGCGATACCCTACTTTCTCAAATTATTAAAATGGTGAATGATGCTAGTAGAAGTCGTGCACCAATTCAGAACTTAGCAGATAAAGTTTCTGGATACTTTGTGCCTGTTGTGGTTGTTATTTCTTTAATAACATTTGGTATTTGGGCTATTTGGGGACCAGAACCTGTTTATGTGTATGCTTTTGTAAATGCCATTGCCGTATTAATTATTGCCTGTCCGTGTGCATTAGGATTAGCGACGCCAATGTCTATAATGGTTGGTGTTGGCAAAGGTGCTCAAAATGGTGTATTGGTTAAAAATGCAGAAGCTTTAGAAAGAATGGCTAAAGTAGATACTTTAATTATTGATAAAACAGGAACCATTACCGAAGGAAAACCTACGGTAGAAAAAGCTGCAGCATTTAATACCATTTTAAGTGATACAGAAGTATTGCAATACATTGTGTCTTTAAATACGAATAGTGAACATCCTTTAGCCGAAGCCACTGTAAAATATGGTAAAGAGCAAAAGGTAGCTATGCTAAAATCGGAAGAATTTAGTGCGGTAACAGGAAAAGGGGTTGAAGCGACAATAAATGGTAAAAAGGTAGCTTTAGGAAACCCTAAAATGATGGATTATGTAAACGCTAAAATTACTTCTGAAATGGAGGAAGTAGCTAAAACCTATCAGAAACAAGGGAAGACGGTTTCCTTTTTATCTATAGATAAAAAAGTTGTTGGTTATATCGTTATTGGTGATAAAATTAAAGCAACCAGTGCTAAAGCTATTAAAGCACTTCAAGATAAAGGGATTTCGGTAATAATGCTTACAGGTGATAATCACGATACAGCACAAGCTGTAGCTTCTGAACTTAATTTGACCGATTTTAAAGCAAGCATGTTGCCTGAAAATAAATTACAAGAAGTAGAAAAGCTACAACAACAAGGAAAAGTAGTCGCTATGGCGGGTGATGGAATTAATGATGCACCAGCATTAGCGAAAAGTGATGTTGGTATCGCTATGGGAACAGGAACAGATGTTGCCATCGAAAGTGCTATGATTACTTTGGTAAAAGGAAATTTACACGGTATTGTAAAAGCACAATATTTAAGTGAAGCCGTAATGAAAAATATTAAGCAGAACCTGTTTTTTGCATTGATTTATAACGCCATTGGAATACCAATTGCAGCAGGCGTTTTGTTTCCCGTTTTCGGAATTTTATTATCACCAATGATTGCAGCTTTAGCCATGAGTTTTAGTTCGGTTTCCGTAATTGTAAATGCATTACGATTAAAAAATATTAAAATATAA
- a CDS encoding heme-binding domain-containing protein: MKIVKIIAIIALVVFVGIQFISTERNQSNVVPITDFMLVNNVPNVIKNKLQVSCYDCHSNNTVYPWYNKIQPVTWFLEKHVKEGKAELNFSEWDILSNRRKGSKLRSIIKQLESNKMPLESYIWIHEKAKFSKEDKTTIIKWISQLKDSL; the protein is encoded by the coding sequence ATGAAAATTGTTAAAATCATAGCAATTATTGCACTGGTCGTTTTTGTGGGTATACAATTTATATCCACAGAACGCAACCAAAGTAACGTTGTACCAATAACCGATTTTATGCTCGTTAATAATGTACCTAATGTCATTAAAAACAAGCTGCAAGTTTCTTGTTATGATTGTCATAGCAACAATACTGTATATCCTTGGTACAATAAAATACAACCTGTTACTTGGTTTTTAGAGAAGCATGTTAAAGAAGGAAAAGCAGAATTAAACTTTAGTGAGTGGGATATATTATCTAACCGAAGAAAAGGGAGTAAGCTAAGGTCAATAATAAAACAATTAGAAAGTAATAAAATGCCTTTAGAATCCTATATATGGATTCATGAAAAAGCAAAATTTTCTAAAGAAGATAAAACGACCATCATTAAATGGATATCGCAACTAAAAGACAGTCTCTAA